A genomic window from Slackia heliotrinireducens DSM 20476 includes:
- a CDS encoding DUF697 domain-containing protein gives MNPENEPAMAEPDEPKALPSADTPALPPAKTDPTARKAPGGSRTTTYIIVGCIVALLALTLLGSLMNVGDHLFRLHPILGWMFYAVLAVLVAVGIVWPLLSIAKRPIFSLYQLRDEHGHAKARHCRMLVDNLKENCDLTDEEIARLEGYLQDSENADDELIKFFDERIAPGIDDETKRAATTAFFVAAISHSPLISTVTMLSICLDLVRAIVEHCGFRPTNLGLAKLYGRVMLSALVIGGIEDADLSDMLGQLLGGGGAARAGGFVLGSATDGLVSAFLVFRVGVITKRWLTSEDGPAQMRTLRRTSYKEALRLMRDSDFASTVGETMKQVGFSMGDAVKQAGSNAVREAKEAGSNAAHSVTDKVASAARHTVEKTKGIFSRG, from the coding sequence ATGAATCCCGAAAACGAACCCGCCATGGCCGAACCCGACGAGCCGAAGGCCCTGCCTTCCGCAGATACGCCGGCATTGCCGCCTGCGAAAACCGACCCGACTGCACGAAAGGCTCCGGGCGGTTCGCGGACCACAACCTACATCATCGTCGGCTGCATCGTGGCGCTGCTTGCGTTGACGCTGCTCGGATCGCTCATGAACGTGGGCGACCACCTCTTCAGGCTGCACCCGATTCTGGGATGGATGTTCTACGCGGTCCTTGCCGTGCTGGTGGCCGTCGGCATCGTCTGGCCCCTGCTCAGCATCGCAAAACGGCCCATTTTCTCGCTCTACCAGCTGCGTGACGAGCACGGGCATGCCAAGGCACGGCATTGCCGCATGCTCGTGGACAACCTGAAAGAAAACTGCGACCTGACCGACGAGGAGATCGCCCGTCTGGAAGGCTACCTGCAAGACAGCGAGAACGCCGACGACGAGCTCATCAAGTTCTTCGACGAACGCATCGCCCCCGGCATCGACGACGAGACCAAACGCGCCGCCACCACGGCGTTCTTCGTGGCGGCCATCTCCCACTCGCCGCTGATCAGCACCGTCACCATGCTTTCGATATGTCTCGACCTGGTGCGTGCCATCGTGGAGCACTGCGGATTCCGGCCCACCAACCTGGGCCTCGCCAAGCTGTACGGACGCGTCATGCTGAGCGCGCTGGTCATCGGCGGCATCGAGGACGCCGACCTGTCCGACATGCTGGGCCAGCTGCTCGGGGGCGGCGGTGCGGCACGGGCCGGCGGATTCGTGCTCGGATCGGCAACCGACGGCCTGGTCAGCGCCTTCCTCGTGTTCCGCGTGGGCGTCATCACCAAACGCTGGCTCACCTCCGAGGACGGCCCCGCACAGATGCGCACCCTGCGCCGCACCTCGTACAAGGAGGCCCTGCGCCTCATGCGCGACAGCGACTTCGCCTCCACCGTGGGCGAGACCATGAAGCAGGTCGGATTCAGCATGGGCGACGCCGTCAAGCAAGCGGGAAGCAACGCCGTACGCGAAGCCAAGGAGGCCGGCAGCAATGCGGCCCACTCCGTAACCGACAAGGTGGCAAGCGCCGCCAGGCACACCGTCGAGAAGACCAAGGGCATCTTCTCCCGCGGATAG
- a CDS encoding MBOAT family O-acyltransferase: MQLYSIQFVAFLCVALVAYYALGRAKPSYQWTVLLAASMVFYYATGWQNFFFILLTAASTWGVGLAFGAIEKRSKEARASIKDRKEKKAVKAKYNRYKWYVLLAALILNFGVLAYIKYWNALLTAVGFGDSFLASSLLLPLGLSFYTFQSASYVIDTYNAKYEPERNFAKYLLFVSFFPQLIQGPINRFDALAHQLFESHGFDAERSRRALVLIGYGMLKKYVVADLLVTTIAACLDNVTGDTPGSIILFGILLYSAQQYGDFSGGIDMVRGVAMLFGIDMAQNFRQPYFSISLGDFWRRWHITLGAWMRDYVFYPFALTGAMQNLGKWCGAHLGRHWGRTVPASIANILVFFLVGLWHGADAHFIWWGLYNGIVIAAADLATPLWEFLIAKFHVNVESAGWHLWRILRTFIVVNIGWYFDRILVFGDVLTGFYNTLFNFAPSEFWPVFQTFHIHHVKLCLVASAIGCIIVFIVSVLRERGVDVTGELLKKPVVVRYAIYAFCMLMVICSFVIAPAGGGFIYANF, from the coding sequence ATGCAGCTGTATTCGATCCAGTTCGTGGCGTTCCTCTGCGTCGCGCTGGTTGCGTATTATGCGCTTGGACGGGCCAAACCTTCCTATCAGTGGACCGTACTGCTTGCCGCCAGCATGGTGTTCTATTATGCCACGGGGTGGCAGAACTTCTTCTTCATCCTGCTGACTGCGGCATCCACCTGGGGTGTTGGATTGGCGTTCGGCGCCATAGAAAAACGCTCCAAGGAGGCCCGTGCGTCCATTAAGGATCGGAAAGAGAAGAAGGCCGTAAAAGCGAAGTACAACCGTTACAAATGGTATGTGCTGCTTGCCGCGCTCATCCTCAACTTCGGGGTGCTCGCGTATATCAAATATTGGAATGCGCTGCTGACAGCGGTGGGGTTCGGCGACTCGTTCTTGGCGTCCAGCCTGCTGCTGCCGCTGGGCCTGTCGTTCTACACGTTCCAATCGGCGAGCTACGTCATCGACACGTACAACGCCAAGTATGAGCCTGAGCGGAACTTCGCCAAATACCTGCTGTTCGTGTCCTTCTTCCCGCAGCTGATCCAGGGCCCCATCAACAGGTTCGACGCGTTGGCCCACCAGCTCTTCGAGAGCCACGGCTTCGACGCGGAACGCTCCAGGCGCGCGCTGGTGCTCATCGGCTACGGCATGCTGAAGAAGTATGTCGTCGCCGACCTGCTTGTCACCACCATCGCGGCGTGTTTGGACAACGTGACCGGCGACACGCCCGGCTCCATCATCCTGTTCGGCATCCTGCTGTATTCCGCCCAGCAGTACGGCGACTTCTCCGGCGGCATCGACATGGTGCGCGGCGTGGCCATGCTTTTCGGTATCGACATGGCGCAGAACTTCCGCCAGCCGTATTTCTCCATCTCACTGGGCGACTTCTGGCGCCGCTGGCACATCACCCTGGGTGCTTGGATGCGTGACTACGTGTTCTATCCCTTTGCGCTGACCGGCGCAATGCAGAACCTAGGCAAATGGTGCGGCGCCCACCTGGGCCGCCATTGGGGCCGTACGGTTCCGGCGTCCATCGCCAACATCCTGGTGTTCTTCCTGGTGGGCCTGTGGCACGGCGCCGACGCCCACTTCATCTGGTGGGGCCTGTACAACGGCATCGTCATTGCGGCGGCCGACCTCGCCACGCCTTTGTGGGAGTTCCTTATCGCGAAGTTCCATGTGAACGTGGAGTCCGCCGGCTGGCATCTGTGGCGCATCCTGCGCACCTTCATCGTGGTGAACATAGGCTGGTACTTCGACCGCATCCTCGTGTTCGGCGACGTGCTCACCGGGTTCTACAACACGTTGTTCAACTTCGCGCCCAGCGAGTTCTGGCCGGTGTTCCAGACGTTCCATATCCATCATGTGAAACTGTGCCTGGTCGCATCTGCCATCGGGTGCATCATTGTGTTCATCGTGAGCGTCCTGCGCGAGCGCGGCGTGGACGTGACCGGTGAGCTGCTCAAGAAGCCTGTGGTCGTGCGCTACGCCATCTACGCGTTCTGCATGCTCATGGTGATCTGCTCATTCGTTATCGCGCCTGCCGGGGGAGGGTTTATCTATGCGAATTTTTAA
- a CDS encoding alpha/beta fold hydrolase yields the protein MTVLMIVAAVLAVVNVAAFSAYGIDKRRARLGRWRIPERTLLLLAALGGALGARLGMGVFHHKTQKRRFRILVPLFLVIQLLAFGFYAALVIYTSDSYQPDKTAEAALESSDTVAVTQIRQGWYFDGPGTESALVFYPGGKVEAQAYAELLHALAEGGVDCFLVDMPFNLAFFGVDKAASIQDAYDFDQWYMGGHSLGGVAAASYAAKHMDQLDGIVLLASYSVDDLNGEGFSALSIYGSDDGVLNRSSYDENLANLPDAAVQTVIEGGNHAQFGNYGQQKNDGDAAVSAEEQQRQTVDAILEFVES from the coding sequence GTGACGGTGTTGATGATTGTTGCTGCGGTGCTGGCTGTCGTGAACGTGGCAGCGTTTTCCGCATACGGCATCGACAAACGCCGCGCCCGCCTGGGCCGATGGCGCATTCCCGAACGCACGTTGCTGTTGCTGGCGGCACTGGGCGGAGCGTTGGGAGCCCGACTGGGCATGGGCGTGTTCCACCACAAGACCCAGAAACGCCGCTTCCGCATCCTGGTGCCGTTGTTCCTGGTCATCCAGCTTCTGGCCTTCGGCTTCTATGCGGCGCTGGTCATCTATACGAGCGATTCCTACCAGCCTGACAAAACGGCCGAAGCCGCCCTTGAATCCTCGGATACCGTGGCCGTGACGCAGATTCGCCAAGGATGGTATTTCGACGGGCCCGGTACCGAAAGTGCCCTGGTGTTCTACCCCGGCGGCAAAGTGGAGGCTCAGGCCTATGCGGAGCTGCTACATGCCCTGGCCGAGGGCGGCGTGGACTGCTTTCTTGTGGACATGCCCTTCAACCTGGCGTTTTTCGGAGTCGACAAGGCGGCGAGCATCCAAGACGCCTACGATTTCGACCAGTGGTACATGGGTGGCCATTCCCTGGGCGGTGTGGCGGCGGCCTCATACGCCGCAAAGCACATGGACCAGTTGGACGGCATCGTGCTTCTGGCCTCGTATTCCGTCGACGACCTGAATGGCGAAGGGTTCTCGGCGCTTTCCATATACGGCAGCGACGACGGCGTGCTGAACCGGTCCTCTTACGATGAGAACTTGGCAAACCTGCCCGATGCCGCCGTGCAGACGGTCATCGAGGGCGGCAACCACGCCCAGTTCGGCAACTACGGACAGCAGAAAAACGACGGCGACGCAGCCGTGTCCGCCGAAGAGCAGCAGCGCCAAACCGTCGATGCGATACTTGAGTTCGTCGAATCCTAA
- a CDS encoding DUF3990 domain-containing protein — translation MYLYHGSSQAIEHPIAAMNSGYSDLGRGFYLTDDADAAAGRAASRARIDGVPEGVVSRYRFDEGCVPWIHAGGAEADAASHDGPFGLRFEPTVEGFRAWLAYIAACRKGETAWGSAGEPAVVRAWIANDIVEMVSSGMVSAGELAEYIEPGELVVQYCLRDQSLIDTSLVFDGIAG, via the coding sequence ATGTATCTGTATCACGGGTCCAGCCAGGCCATTGAGCATCCGATAGCCGCCATGAACAGCGGTTATTCCGATCTGGGTCGCGGATTCTATCTTACGGACGATGCGGATGCCGCCGCTGGACGCGCCGCCTCGCGGGCCCGCATCGACGGCGTGCCCGAAGGCGTCGTGTCCCGGTACCGCTTCGACGAGGGTTGCGTCCCCTGGATCCATGCGGGCGGAGCCGAAGCCGACGCCGCGTCGCACGACGGCCCCTTCGGCCTTCGGTTCGAGCCGACGGTCGAGGGGTTTCGCGCGTGGCTTGCCTATATCGCTGCCTGCCGGAAAGGGGAGACCGCGTGGGGGTCGGCGGGGGAGCCTGCCGTAGTGCGCGCCTGGATCGCCAACGACATCGTGGAGATGGTTTCGTCGGGCATGGTCTCTGCCGGCGAGCTGGCGGAATACATCGAACCAGGTGAGCTGGTCGTCCAGTACTGCCTTCGCGACCAGTCGCTTATCGACACCTCGCTGGTTTTCGACGGCATTGCCGGTTAG
- a CDS encoding 5'-methylthioadenosine/adenosylhomocysteine nucleosidase has product MAEKTVGIIGAMEVEVTNLIAALENHTAETIAGMEFHCGTLDGTPAVIALCGIGKVNAGMAATLIVDHFGATHVVNTGVAGTLSDQVGIGDFVVSTGAGYHDFDVSPLGFRYGEVPYTKLCVFPNDEAMRAVAVDVISAGGYKVHEGIVASGDQFIGSAGQKQDILKHLDGMCCEMEGAAISHVCYLMGVPCLVVRAISDGANEQSIDDFPAWCAKMGAASADMVRQMLPRF; this is encoded by the coding sequence ATGGCAGAAAAGACCGTCGGCATCATCGGCGCCATGGAGGTTGAAGTCACCAACCTGATTGCGGCGCTCGAGAACCACACCGCCGAAACCATCGCCGGCATGGAATTCCACTGCGGCACGTTGGACGGCACGCCGGCCGTCATCGCGCTGTGCGGCATCGGCAAGGTCAATGCGGGTATGGCCGCTACGCTCATAGTGGACCATTTCGGGGCAACCCATGTGGTGAACACGGGCGTCGCCGGCACGCTCAGCGATCAGGTGGGCATCGGCGACTTCGTGGTGTCCACGGGGGCAGGATACCATGATTTCGATGTGTCGCCTTTGGGCTTCCGCTACGGCGAGGTCCCCTACACGAAGCTGTGCGTGTTCCCCAACGACGAGGCCATGCGCGCCGTGGCGGTGGACGTCATCTCGGCCGGCGGGTACAAGGTGCACGAGGGCATCGTGGCTTCCGGCGACCAGTTCATCGGCTCGGCGGGCCAGAAACAGGACATTCTGAAGCATCTGGACGGCATGTGCTGCGAGATGGAGGGCGCGGCCATTTCGCATGTTTGCTACCTGATGGGCGTGCCTTGCTTGGTCGTGCGTGCCATTTCCGACGGCGCCAACGAGCAGAGCATCGATGACTTTCCCGCATGGTGCGCCAAGATGGGCGCGGCCAGCGCCGACATGGTGCGCCAGATGCTGCCTCGCTTCTAA